A single Amphiprion ocellaris isolate individual 3 ecotype Okinawa chromosome 15, ASM2253959v1, whole genome shotgun sequence DNA region contains:
- the ncdn gene encoding neurochondrin, whose protein sequence is MEDLAGVKSSQPPGGEERGVGEGGGPERGSGGGLTAAQLAVLERCLHGLKHAKNDSHTLAALLLISRLCPASQLDQPTLRRLFQAVGLNLPARLLMTAVRGSESSMLPPDELLSLGTALLAALSTDPDMASHPQLLSTIPLLLGILANGPANQQNQDRGGQSPEKNAAEASKPDPVGETSDKAARTPSEASSRLDEAMAADCYQVLTAVCGLPRGPDQLLSRAAVPALCQAVEQNQTLSRGRGLALLGLLLSGKTRTKAWRRHSAELLALLVRLSKDFSQSSDQNRFSMCSQLVQFLPPAGMAAQSEDLKGVVRRVWVALRPMMQAKLTPKQMGPVLVLSACLLDLHGWELVGPPKFCCLLVNRACVEVRMGLEEPPGNDLSPELQQTLTGCYRIMEASIEQACLQTSPQISVSGLSLQQSRQVLGVLEEAFSALMFYLQQVDPSRYGDPFVFATVRSLCSWLAEETSCLREEVTKLLPFLISYSRKHLQDDGSEQNLHDWISEERDGWTGSEALRYLLPALCHLSAEEGPRKVLLGLDAPALLVDFLSRCWTSMKGKGWATMARDPSMETACSALLNFTVTEPERVRKDSCFRTLEALLSEALPVLVNKPRLLVLAANYCTLGLMIGRLKSSPSGSVEAAQRRFFSAALRFLRGALDSGSGPGPVKVSPGWEENWDEAAELWRLSLQALGGCVRVQPSVCGLIREEGWLRHTLSMLDQGSALPDRHTEEVLEEALSAVAQQCPVCRQEIRDVMQSSDRGALSRMRNLKKSLGLK, encoded by the exons ATGGAAGACCTTGCCGGGGTGAAGAGCAGCCAGCCTCCCGGAGGAGAGGAGCGGGGCGTGGGGGAAGGTGGAGGCCCGGAGAGGGGCTCTGGAGGCGGGCTGACCGCAGCCCAGCTGGCGGTGCTGGAGAGATGCCTCCACGGCCTGAAACACGCGAAAAACGACAGTCACACGctggctgctctgctgctg ATATCTCGGCTCTGCCCGGCCAGCCAGCTGGACCAGCCCACCCTGCGGCGGCTCTTCCAGGCCGTGGGTCTGAACCTTCCGGCTCGGCTCCTGATGACGGCGGTCCGAGGCAGCGAGAGCTCAATGTTACCCCCAGATGAGCTGCTCTCTCTGGGCACGGCTCTGCTGGCCGCCCTGAGCACCGACCCAGACATGGCCTCCCACCCCCAGCTGCTCTCCACCATCCCCCTGCTGCTGGGCATCTTAGCCAACGGCCCGgcgaaccagcagaaccaggaccGAGGCGGCCAGAGTCCAGAGAAGAACGCAGCCGAAGCCTCAAAGCCGGATCCGGTCGGAGAGACAAGCGACAAAGCGGCCAGAACGCCTTCAGAAGCGTCCTCCAGGCTGGACGAGGCCATGGCTGCAGACTGCTACCAGGTTCTGACGGCGGTTTGTGGTCTCCCCAGAGGTCCAGACCAGCTCCTGAGCCGAGCTGCTGTCCCGGCTCTGTGCCAGGCGGTGGAACAGAACCAGACTCTGAGCCGGGGGAGGGGGCTGGCCCTGCTCGGCCTCCTCCTGTCCGGCAAAACCAGAACCAAAGCGTGGAGGAGACACTCTGCAGAACTCCTGGCTCTGCTGGTCCGACTCTCCAAAGACTTCAGCCAGTCCTCAGACCAGAACCGGTTCAGTATGTGTTCCCAGCTGGTCCAGTTCCTGCCCCCTGCTGGGATGGCGGCCCAGAGCGAAGACCTGAAGGGGGTTGTGAGACGGGTCTGGGTGGCACTGAGGCCCATGATGCAGGCCAAGTTAACGCCCAAACAGATGGGACCGGTCCTGGTCCTCAGCGCCTGTCTGCTGGACCTGCACGGCTGGGAGCTGGTGGGACCCCCCAAGTTCTGCTGCCTGCTGGTGAACCGGGCCTGTGTGGAGGTTCGCATGGGTTTAGAAGAACCACCAGGAAATGATCTGAGCCCAGAGCTGCAGCAAACTCTGACAG gTTGTTACCGGATCATGGAGGCGTCCATAGAACAGGCGTGCCTCCAGACGTCTCCTCAGATCTCCGTCTCAGGTCTGAGTCTGCAGCAGAGCCGTCAGGTTCTGGGGGTTCTGGAGGAGGCCTTCTCTGCTCTCATGTTCTACCTGCAGCAG GTGGATCCGAGTCGCTATGGCGACCCGTTCGTCTTCGCCACCGTCCGCTCTCTGTGCTCGTGGTTGGCCGAGGAGACTTCCTGTCTGAGGGAGGAAGTGACCAAACTGCTGCCGTTTCTGATCAGCTACAGCCGGAAGCACCTGCAGGACGACGGCTCTGAGCAGAACCTCCATGACTGGATCAGCGAGGAGAGGGACGGCTGGACGGGCAGCGAGGCTCTGAG gtATCTCCTCCCAGCTCTGTGCCACCTGTCAGCAGAAGAAGGTCCAAGGAAGGTTCTGCTCGGCCTGGACGCTCCAGCGCTGCTGGTGGACTTCCTGTCTCGGTGCTGGACCTCCATGAAGGGGAAAGGATGGGCGACAATGGCCAGAGATCCCAGTATGGAAACGGCCTGCTCAGCCCTTCTGAACTTCACCGTGACGGAGCCGGAGAGAGTCAG GAAGGACTCCTGTTTCAGAACCCTGGAGGCCCTCCTGAGTGAAGCACTTCCTGTTTTGGTGAATAAGCCCCGCCTCCTTGTCCTGGCAGCCAATTACTGCACTTTAGGACTAATGATTGGGCGACTGAAGTCTTCTCCTTCAG GCTCGGTGGAAGCAGCTCAGCGGCGTTTCTTCTCCGCAGCTCTCCGGTTCCTTCGTGGCGCCCTGGACTCTGGCTCTGGTCCCGGTCCAGTGAAGGTGAGCCCCGGCTGGGAGGAGAACTGGGACGAGGCGGCGGAGCTCTGGAGGTTGAGTCTCCAGGCTCTGGGAGGCTGCGTCCGAGTCCAGCCCTCCGTCTGCGGCCTGATCCGGGAGGAGGGATGGCTCAGACACACCCTCAGCATGCTGGATCAGGGCAGCGCTCTGCCGGACCGACACACcgaggaggttctggaggagGCGCTGAGTGCCGTCGCCCAGCAGTGTCCGGTCTGTCGGCAGGAGATCAGAGACGTGATGCAGAGCAGCGACAGAGGAGCTCTGAGCAGGATGAGGAACCTGAAGAAGTCGCTGGGACTGAAGTAA